From the Leptotrichia sp. oral taxon 221 genome, one window contains:
- a CDS encoding abortive infection family protein, whose amino-acid sequence MDDNTEFKILDQKSIIHILIGGEHTDKNKIEFMPYLSGPQIIEISKLFNLIQNDGESRWKYMSKLLNHCIENKTINKLLTYLFNKEQFNEKKEKYDEIVKKAINDINNILNTANKKLEKIDDSFYIMEVSEKSIKKINNIEFIDFNYIKKLESKTLIDLEKNNYEAVVTKSRTLLEEIFCYGIEKKNMDPQTNKGDINKLFSEFRQIYKMDEDKNLGERIRKLISGLYSIVSAIGEIRNHNSDSHGIGTQRVGILEHHARLVLNSSIIISEYMISIIENDRKN is encoded by the coding sequence ATGGATGATAATACTGAATTTAAAATTTTAGATCAAAAATCTATAATACATATTTTAATTGGCGGAGAACATACAGATAAAAATAAAATAGAATTTATGCCATATTTAAGCGGACCACAGATAATTGAAATATCAAAATTATTTAATTTAATTCAGAATGATGGAGAAAGTAGATGGAAATACATGTCTAAACTCTTAAATCATTGCATAGAAAATAAAACTATAAATAAATTGTTGACATATCTTTTTAATAAAGAACAATTTAATGAAAAAAAAGAAAAGTATGATGAAATAGTAAAAAAAGCAATAAATGATATAAATAACATACTTAATACTGCAAATAAAAAGTTAGAAAAAATAGATGATAGTTTTTATATTATGGAAGTTAGTGAAAAATCAATAAAAAAAATAAATAATATTGAATTTATTGATTTTAATTATATAAAAAAACTTGAGAGCAAAACTTTAATAGATTTAGAGAAAAATAATTATGAAGCTGTGGTTACAAAGTCACGGACTTTGTTAGAAGAAATTTTTTGTTATGGAATAGAAAAGAAAAATATGGATCCACAAACAAATAAAGGTGATATTAATAAATTGTTTAGTGAATTTCGTCAAATATATAAAATGGATGAAGATAAAAATTTAGGTGAGAGAATAAGAAAATTAATTTCGGGATTGTATTCTATTGTAAGTGCTATTGGAGAAATAAGAAATCATAATAGTGATTCTCATGGTATTGGAACCCAAAGAGTAGGTATTTTAGAGCATCATGCGAGATTAGTTTTAAATTCCTCTATAATAATATCAGAATATATGATTTCAATAATTGAAAATGATAGAAAGAATTAA
- a CDS encoding site-specific DNA-methyltransferase, producing the protein MENNKIKKEINDIVNDNLKALEQLFPSAIKDGQLDIKALKEELGDFEEVTTEKYELNWSGKQNAKKTAQQGIGNKTLKFVEKDSKNADTTENIYIEGDNLEVLKLLRQNYYNSIKMIYIDPPYNTGNDFVYNDTFKMDKEESDKAEGIISENNEKLQKNQKSTNRYHANWLNMMYPRLKLARDLLTDDGVIFISIDDNEQANLKRLCDEIFGEENFVASVPIMSNPRGRQSSQFIAQTHEYLVMYSKNYNFLKVFGEKLTEEQKKEYKNSDEYGNYRLLGLRLRGGRATAAESPTLHFPIYYNEKINDFYTVKKLETDIEIIPKFENGTLGTWRWSKEKIEKDKKLLIVKRVKDRYDVFQKDYLTNEKTRKVKSLWIEKEINYDNSSKELSNLELDDIFNYAKPIYLMKKIISMIIEKKDTILDFFSGSATTAHAVMQLNSEDDGNRKYIMVQLPETTDEKSEAFKAGYKNIAEIGKERIRRAGEKIKQEIEEYNSNLKLGEEPKKVPDIGFKVFKVDDTNIKWYDLENFNEESQYSFNDPDSLDFVLGSNDIDIVYEIMLRQNDVPLSESLEVLTDIGNRTYLYASTYLICLETEITEEMVEKLASLDPLPIKFVFRDSAFKDNISLKDETFRKLRSLIERNSGESKVSYRVEFI; encoded by the coding sequence ATGGAAAATAATAAAATAAAAAAAGAGATAAATGACATAGTAAATGATAATTTAAAAGCACTGGAGCAATTATTTCCATCTGCTATAAAGGATGGACAGCTGGATATAAAGGCATTGAAGGAAGAACTGGGAGATTTTGAAGAAGTAACAACTGAAAAATATGAGTTAAACTGGTCAGGGAAACAAAATGCAAAGAAAACGGCACAACAGGGGATAGGAAATAAAACATTGAAATTTGTGGAAAAAGATAGTAAAAATGCTGATACAACAGAAAATATATATATCGAAGGAGATAATCTGGAAGTATTGAAACTGTTAAGACAGAATTATTACAATTCAATAAAAATGATATATATTGACCCGCCTTACAATACAGGAAATGATTTTGTCTATAATGATACTTTTAAAATGGACAAGGAAGAAAGCGACAAGGCAGAGGGAATAATATCAGAAAATAATGAAAAACTACAGAAAAATCAGAAATCAACTAACAGATATCATGCAAACTGGCTGAATATGATGTATCCAAGATTGAAACTGGCTAGGGATTTACTGACTGATGATGGTGTGATATTTATAAGTATTGATGATAATGAGCAGGCTAATTTGAAGAGATTGTGTGATGAGATTTTTGGGGAGGAGAATTTTGTAGCATCAGTCCCTATTATGTCTAATCCGAGAGGTAGACAATCTAGTCAATTTATAGCACAAACACACGAATATTTAGTTATGTATTCTAAGAACTATAATTTTTTAAAAGTATTTGGTGAAAAATTAACAGAAGAACAAAAAAAAGAATATAAAAATAGTGATGAGTATGGGAATTATAGATTATTAGGATTGAGATTAAGAGGAGGTAGAGCAACGGCGGCAGAATCTCCTACTTTACATTTTCCAATATACTATAATGAAAAAATAAACGATTTTTATACAGTAAAAAAATTAGAAACAGATATTGAAATAATTCCAAAATTTGAAAATGGAACTTTAGGAACATGGAGATGGAGTAAAGAAAAAATTGAAAAAGATAAAAAATTATTAATCGTAAAAAGAGTTAAGGATAGATATGATGTTTTTCAAAAAGATTACTTAACTAATGAAAAAACAAGAAAAGTTAAAAGTTTATGGATTGAAAAAGAAATAAACTATGACAATAGTTCAAAAGAATTATCAAATTTAGAGTTAGATGATATTTTTAATTATGCTAAGCCTATATATTTAATGAAAAAAATTATAAGTATGATTATTGAAAAAAAAGACACTATTTTAGATTTCTTCTCAGGTTCAGCAACAACAGCTCATGCTGTTATGCAGTTAAACAGTGAAGATGATGGAAATAGAAAATATATAATGGTTCAATTACCTGAAACAACTGATGAAAAATCAGAAGCATTTAAGGCTGGATATAAAAATATTGCAGAAATTGGAAAAGAAAGAATCAGACGTGCTGGAGAAAAGATAAAACAGGAAATAGAAGAATATAATTCTAATCTGAAACTTGGAGAAGAGCCTAAAAAAGTTCCAGATATTGGATTTAAAGTATTTAAAGTGGATGATACAAATATAAAATGGTACGACTTGGAAAATTTCAATGAAGAAAGTCAATATTCTTTTAATGACCCTGATTCATTGGATTTTGTGCTTGGAAGCAATGATATTGATATTGTTTATGAAATAATGTTAAGACAGAATGATGTTCCATTGTCAGAAAGTCTGGAAGTATTGACAGATATTGGAAATAGGACTTATCTATATGCAAGTACATACTTGATTTGCCTTGAAACAGAAATAACAGAGGAAATGGTGGAAAAATTAGCTTCATTAGATCCGTTACCAATAAAATTTGTATTCAGAGATTCAGCATTTAAGGATAATATTTCATTGAAGGATGAGACTTTTAGGAAGTTGAGAAGTTTGATTGAGAGAAATTCTGGAGAGAGTAAGGTTAGTTATAGGGTTGAGTTTATCTAA
- a CDS encoding DUF4391 domain-containing protein encodes MINMPERYEVNQEIKLKNLILKEFKPIEKKKIKEYIKSVTLKYMINDEEIPSVEDEKYNFKVIQYFDFEITDIKKAGFLANLYQESIKTPCVLRFYDNSKELYSLALKRLNQNDRNEIVVTDTVMTEIFDLSMSGSAKREVEGVLDYSKILNRTNKVNFYSEMFIRNYILKNRKYYQKSRNILESLIWYDRNKMNDIFEKFKNLVMYKEKMKSTIRNSEKVEINKKIREIISELDKY; translated from the coding sequence ATGATAAATATGCCAGAAAGATATGAAGTAAATCAGGAAATAAAATTGAAGAATCTTATTCTGAAGGAATTTAAGCCTATTGAAAAAAAGAAAATAAAAGAATATATAAAATCAGTAACATTGAAATATATGATAAATGATGAGGAGATTCCAAGTGTAGAAGATGAAAAATATAATTTTAAGGTAATTCAGTATTTTGATTTTGAAATAACTGATATAAAAAAAGCTGGATTTCTTGCCAATCTATATCAGGAATCAATAAAAACACCTTGTGTATTAAGATTTTACGATAATTCAAAAGAGTTGTATTCACTAGCTTTAAAAAGACTAAATCAAAATGATAGAAATGAAATAGTAGTTACAGATACTGTAATGACTGAAATATTTGATTTGTCAATGTCAGGTTCAGCAAAAAGGGAAGTGGAAGGAGTTTTAGACTATTCTAAAATCCTGAATCGCACTAACAAAGTTAATTTCTATTCGGAGATGTTTATAAGAAATTACATTTTAAAAAATAGAAAGTATTATCAGAAATCAAGGAATATTTTAGAAAGTTTAATATGGTATGACAGAAATAAAATGAATGATATTTTTGAAAAGTTTAAAAATCTTGTGATGTACAAGGAAAAAATGAAATCAACTATTAGAAATAGTGAGAAAGTAGAAATTAATAAGAAAATTAGAGAGATAATTTCTGAATTGGATAAATATTAG
- a CDS encoding helicase-related protein, whose product MGNSAKKFIEKINEVLSEKENAVVNIINDKLTISVFTALEKNLKNVKEINFIIRDTKFIPKNNEISREFEITPNDILYNSYDIKEKNKLKHFAKAKAMYDFIKNNVNVRKVKPYQKVNGNILIIDDDFMIQGTSSLEIYEKRVNRYDFDTTIKGESEKSQILGMSKIYDEIWNNNDVTQDYKQELLESLEFVYKNYNPEFLYYFTLNELFGDRLDSGIERFENDSEKFKKTEIWNSLFDFQKDCVVSAIQKLQKYGGCIIADSVGLGKTFEALAVIKYFEIRNDNVLVLTPAKLYDNWRSFTGNYKDSFLNEMFNYKIMFHTDLSRTKGESKSGYELSRFDWSKFDLVVIDESHNFRNRIAKYDENDELIMNRYFKLLHDVIKSGKNTKVLLLSATPVNNSLVDLKNQISIITSDHDDAFSEQGISSVGYLLKKATQVINDWEKEGSQKKDELLDNLPSDFYKLLEMMTISRSRKHITNYYGTKNIGKFPQKNKPITYYPEIDSQNQLLNFKNTNSILEELNLSVYTPTKFIKSEKLNYYINKYKLSGNRGGKMDFDTQSKGLVYLHRTNLFKRLESSVFSFSETLKRLIENIDQTIENLNKGQQIEENLDVENEDEIYIERSKYEIKVEDLRINAYLEELYNDRDIVKRIYDETLILLKEDRDNKIHELEKIVGNKVDNTPYNPENRKILIFTAFADTANYIYSKLLKKFEGKNISIASVTGKGVKTSNKKVKEDFHSILSAFSPKSKLKIEIPQDEQIDIIVATDCISEGQNLQDCDTVINFDIQWNPVSLIQRFGRIDRIGSKNDNIQMINFFPNADLNEYLDLERRVKGKMTTLNIASTGDEDMLNPEMNDFNFRKRQLEKLKEEVIDIEDTNENISLTDLNMNEYLYELSNYVNNHKEISKIPKGIYSVTEGEQKGVLFCFKHSKNDAKPKNDSSLYPYYLIFVDNNKEILFKNSQAREVIKLFRQLCYEKNEVQEKVLKEFFKNTKNATEMGFYSELLNTAVNSIKGEEEEKAVQTVFDFSGFNNNFKDDTTDDFELVSFLVVG is encoded by the coding sequence ATGGGAAATTCAGCGAAAAAGTTTATTGAGAAGATAAATGAAGTTTTATCGGAAAAAGAAAATGCTGTGGTGAATATCATTAATGATAAATTAACCATATCAGTTTTTACGGCACTGGAAAAAAATTTAAAAAATGTGAAGGAAATAAATTTTATTATAAGAGATACGAAGTTTATTCCTAAAAATAATGAAATATCAAGAGAATTTGAGATAACACCTAATGATATTTTGTACAATTCTTATGATATAAAGGAAAAAAATAAGTTGAAGCATTTTGCTAAGGCAAAGGCTATGTATGATTTTATAAAAAATAATGTAAATGTCAGAAAAGTAAAGCCATATCAGAAAGTAAACGGGAATATTTTAATAATTGATGATGATTTTATGATTCAGGGGACATCATCACTTGAAATATATGAAAAAAGAGTAAATCGCTACGATTTTGATACAACAATAAAAGGAGAATCAGAAAAATCCCAGATACTTGGCATGTCGAAAATATATGATGAAATTTGGAATAACAATGATGTAACACAAGATTATAAACAGGAACTATTAGAAAGTCTAGAATTTGTTTATAAAAATTATAACCCTGAATTTTTGTATTATTTCACATTAAATGAATTGTTTGGAGATAGGCTGGATAGCGGAATTGAAAGATTTGAAAATGATAGTGAGAAATTTAAAAAGACTGAAATTTGGAATTCGCTTTTTGATTTTCAGAAGGATTGTGTCGTTTCTGCTATACAGAAATTACAGAAATATGGTGGATGTATAATTGCTGATTCAGTAGGATTGGGAAAAACATTTGAAGCACTTGCTGTGATTAAATATTTTGAAATAAGAAATGATAATGTATTAGTTCTTACACCAGCAAAATTATACGATAACTGGCGTTCTTTTACAGGAAATTATAAAGATAGTTTTTTGAATGAAATGTTTAATTATAAAATTATGTTTCATACAGATTTATCAAGAACCAAGGGAGAATCAAAATCAGGTTATGAATTAAGTAGATTTGACTGGTCAAAATTTGATTTAGTAGTTATTGATGAGTCTCATAATTTTAGAAATAGAATTGCTAAATATGATGAGAATGATGAATTAATAATGAATAGATATTTTAAATTACTTCATGATGTAATAAAAAGCGGGAAAAATACGAAAGTCCTTTTATTGTCTGCAACTCCAGTAAATAATAGTCTTGTAGATTTAAAAAATCAAATTTCAATTATAACATCAGATCATGATGATGCATTTAGTGAACAAGGTATTTCGAGTGTGGGATATTTACTGAAAAAAGCGACACAAGTTATAAATGACTGGGAAAAAGAAGGAAGTCAGAAAAAAGATGAGTTACTGGATAATTTGCCGTCAGATTTTTATAAATTGCTAGAAATGATGACAATATCAAGAAGCAGAAAACATATTACAAATTATTATGGAACAAAAAATATAGGGAAATTTCCTCAAAAGAATAAGCCGATTACATATTATCCAGAAATTGATAGTCAAAACCAGTTATTGAATTTTAAAAATACAAATTCTATTTTAGAAGAATTAAATTTATCAGTTTACACACCAACTAAATTTATAAAAAGTGAAAAATTAAATTATTATATCAATAAGTATAAGTTATCAGGGAATCGTGGTGGAAAAATGGATTTTGATACACAGTCGAAAGGTCTTGTATATTTGCATAGAACAAACTTGTTTAAAAGATTGGAAAGTTCAGTTTTTTCATTTTCTGAAACCTTGAAAAGATTGATTGAAAATATTGATCAGACAATAGAAAATTTAAATAAGGGACAGCAGATTGAAGAAAATCTTGATGTGGAAAATGAAGATGAAATCTATATTGAAAGAAGTAAATATGAAATAAAGGTAGAAGATTTGAGAATAAATGCCTATCTTGAGGAGTTGTATAACGATAGAGATATTGTAAAAAGAATATATGATGAAACATTGATTTTATTGAAAGAAGATAGGGATAACAAGATTCATGAATTAGAAAAAATTGTAGGAAATAAAGTTGATAACACACCGTATAATCCAGAAAATAGAAAAATATTGATTTTTACAGCATTTGCCGATACAGCAAACTATATCTATTCTAAGTTGTTAAAAAAATTCGAGGGGAAAAATATTAGCATTGCAAGTGTTACAGGTAAAGGAGTAAAAACTTCGAATAAAAAAGTAAAAGAGGATTTTCACAGTATTTTGAGTGCATTTTCACCAAAATCTAAACTGAAGATTGAAATTCCTCAAGATGAACAAATAGATATTATAGTTGCAACAGACTGTATTTCAGAAGGACAGAATTTGCAAGATTGTGATACAGTAATAAACTTTGATATTCAATGGAATCCTGTGTCACTTATTCAGAGATTTGGAAGAATAGATAGAATTGGAAGTAAAAATGATAATATACAAATGATTAATTTTTTCCCAAATGCAGATTTGAATGAGTATTTAGATTTGGAGAGAAGAGTTAAAGGGAAAATGACAACATTAAATATAGCTTCTACTGGGGATGAAGATATGCTTAATCCTGAAATGAATGACTTTAATTTTAGAAAGAGACAATTAGAAAAATTGAAGGAAGAAGTAATTGACATAGAGGATACAAATGAGAATATTTCGTTGACAGATTTGAATATGAATGAGTATTTGTACGAACTTTCAAATTATGTAAATAATCATAAGGAAATAAGCAAAATACCTAAAGGAATTTATTCTGTAACTGAAGGTGAACAAAAAGGAGTATTATTCTGCTTTAAACATAGTAAAAATGATGCTAAACCTAAGAATGACAGTTCCCTTTATCCTTATTACCTGATTTTTGTGGACAACAACAAAGAAATTCTATTTAAAAATAGTCAGGCAAGGGAAGTTATAAAACTTTTTAGACAGTTATGCTATGAAAAAAATGAAGTTCAGGAAAAAGTTTTAAAGGAGTTCTTTAAAAATACGAAAAATGCTACTGAAATGGGATTTTATTCTGAATTGCTTAATACTGCGGTAAACAGTATAAAAGGTGAAGAGGAAGAAAAGGCTGTTCAGACAGTATTTGATTTTTCAGGATTTAATAACAATTTTAAAGATGATACAACAGATGATTTTGAGTTGGTATCTTTTCTGGTGGTGGGTTAA
- a CDS encoding tetratricopeptide repeat protein — MASKTRDLVAEQLKQIEKGNPDVMNDLGIYYDKKGNFEEAEKYYLQAVEHGSAKAANNLGILYANSGKLQKAEKYLIKAISENYLEAEYNLGILYQNNGKLKEAEKCYLNAIKHGNQTAFRNLGFLYQTLGDTINAEIYYKKAVEHEDFEAYNNLGVLYENKNRNEEAEKYYLQAMEKKQPQAISNLAFLYDRIGKLEEAEKYFLQAIESGETALMTPLAITYAKQGKMDETEKWFLKAAEIGDTDAMNNLGLLYQNSGKLEEAEKYYLQAVEKGHELAKGNLNKLRESLKSGK; from the coding sequence ATGGCATCAAAAACTAGAGATTTAGTAGCTGAACAGCTAAAACAAATAGAAAAAGGGAATCCTGATGTGATGAATGATTTAGGAATTTATTACGATAAAAAAGGGAATTTTGAAGAAGCAGAAAAATACTATTTACAAGCAGTAGAGCATGGTAGTGCAAAAGCTGCAAATAATTTAGGAATTTTGTACGCTAATTCTGGAAAATTACAAAAGGCTGAAAAATATTTAATAAAAGCAATTTCAGAAAATTATCTTGAAGCAGAGTACAATTTAGGGATTTTGTATCAAAATAATGGAAAATTGAAGGAAGCAGAAAAATGCTATTTGAATGCGATAAAACACGGGAACCAAACGGCATTTAGAAATTTAGGATTTTTATACCAAACTTTAGGCGATACAATAAACGCTGAAATTTATTATAAAAAAGCAGTTGAACACGAAGATTTCGAGGCTTACAATAATTTAGGAGTTTTGTACGAAAATAAAAATCGAAATGAAGAAGCAGAAAAATACTATTTACAAGCAATGGAGAAAAAACAGCCACAAGCCATATCGAATCTAGCTTTCTTGTATGACAGGATCGGAAAACTAGAAGAAGCAGAAAAATATTTTCTTCAAGCAATAGAATCTGGAGAAACAGCTCTAATGACGCCACTTGCCATCACTTATGCAAAGCAAGGAAAAATGGACGAAACTGAAAAATGGTTCTTAAAAGCCGCTGAAATAGGCGATACTGACGCAATGAACAATTTAGGATTATTGTACCAAAATAGCGGAAAACTGGAAGAAGCAGAGAAATATTACTTGCAAGCAGTGGAGAAAGGACATGAATTGGCTAAGGGGAATTTGAATAAGTTGAGAGAGAGCTTGAAGAGTGGTAAGTAA
- the rph gene encoding ribonuclease PH, producing MRSNNRKNDEMREVKVTKNYIIHPEGSVLIEFGKTKVICNATVEEKIPRWLRGTGSGWIAAEYSMLPRATNMRVQRESMKGKVAGRTMEIQRLIGRALRAAIDLEKLGERTIMVDCDVIQADGGTRTASITGAYLAVELAIEKLIDEGKLKEIPIKSKVAAISVGKVKGEVLLDLEYEEDSHADVDMNIVMTDKGEFVEIQGTGEEATFTQNELLQFIEVSKKAFEKLFAL from the coding sequence GTGAGAAGTAATAACAGAAAAAATGATGAAATGCGAGAAGTAAAAGTTACTAAAAATTATATCATTCACCCTGAAGGTTCAGTTTTAATCGAGTTTGGGAAAACGAAAGTAATTTGTAATGCGACAGTTGAAGAAAAAATTCCTAGATGGTTGAGAGGGACTGGTTCTGGATGGATTGCTGCAGAATATAGCATGCTTCCAAGAGCAACAAATATGCGTGTTCAAAGGGAATCAATGAAAGGTAAAGTAGCAGGAAGAACAATGGAAATTCAACGTTTGATAGGAAGGGCCTTGAGAGCTGCGATTGATTTGGAAAAATTAGGCGAAAGAACAATAATGGTAGATTGTGACGTTATTCAAGCTGATGGTGGAACTAGAACCGCCTCAATTACAGGAGCTTACTTGGCAGTAGAACTTGCAATTGAAAAATTGATTGATGAAGGAAAATTAAAAGAAATACCGATAAAATCTAAAGTTGCGGCGATTAGCGTTGGAAAAGTGAAAGGTGAAGTTTTATTGGATTTGGAATATGAAGAAGATTCTCACGCAGATGTAGACATGAATATTGTTATGACTGACAAGGGAGAATTCGTGGAAATTCAAGGGACTGGAGAAGAAGCAACATTCACTCAAAATGAGTTATTGCAATTTATAGAAGTTTCCAAAAAAGCGTTTGAAAAATTGTTTGCGCTATAA